A region from the Nitrospirota bacterium genome encodes:
- a CDS encoding ABC transporter ATP-binding protein — translation MPPLIEAKEITKIYKVGNIEAPALCGVSLKIEKGEFVSIMGPSGSGKSTFMNIMGCLDKPTAGQYLLENVNIGDLNRDERAGLRNKKIGFVFQGFNLLPRTSALENVELPMLYNGLSSTEKRDRAKAALTSVGLEGKEEYHPNQLSGGQQQRVAIARALVNDAPIILADEPTGNLDTKTSAEIMKLFVKLNTESNITIILVTHETDIAAYSRRVIKFLDGGVVNDEQRKNL, via the coding sequence ATGCCGCCGCTCATTGAGGCAAAGGAAATCACAAAGATTTACAAGGTTGGAAATATTGAAGCCCCTGCGCTGTGCGGTGTGTCTTTAAAAATAGAAAAAGGAGAATTCGTCTCAATAATGGGGCCGTCAGGGTCAGGCAAATCAACCTTTATGAATATTATGGGATGTCTTGATAAGCCCACAGCCGGACAATACCTTTTGGAAAATGTAAATATCGGCGATTTAAACAGGGATGAGCGCGCAGGCCTCAGGAATAAGAAAATCGGCTTCGTCTTTCAGGGATTCAACCTGCTTCCAAGGACCTCGGCGCTTGAAAACGTTGAACTCCCCATGCTCTATAACGGTTTATCCTCAACAGAAAAAAGAGACCGGGCAAAGGCGGCGCTCACAAGCGTAGGCCTTGAGGGAAAAGAGGAATATCACCCAAATCAGCTTTCCGGCGGGCAGCAGCAAAGGGTTGCCATAGCAAGGGCGCTTGTGAATGACGCCCCGATAATTCTTGCAGACGAACCCACAGGCAATCTTGATACGAAAACAAGCGCTGAAATAATGAAACTTTTCGTAAAGCTCAACACAGAATCAAACATTACAATAATTCTCGTGACCCATGAGACTGACATAGCCGCATACAGCAGGCGGGTAATTAAATTCCTTGACGGCGGGGTTGTGAATGATGAACAACGGAAAAATTTATAA
- a CDS encoding ABC transporter permease gives MLNITSTLKISFRALRVNKMRSALTMLGVIIGVGAVIAMLAVGTGASRQIEAQISSMGSNLIMVVPGATTAGGVRMGSGTQSTLTMGDAEAILKDCPAVSDIAPILGGVAQVVYGNQNWSTGVTGTTPNILNVRDWVLSAGRPFTEQDVKSATKVCLMGQTVVDNLFGGINPIGQIVRIKKIPFTVIGLLKSKGQSPLGQDQDDTIYVPVTTAQKKLFGTARPGMIRLIIVKAKNTEDLQAAEEQITELLRQRHRIGPKEENDFTVRNLTQMMQAAEQSTKVMTILLGAIASVSLLVGGIGIMNIMLVSVTERTREIGIRMAVGARTWDIRLQFIVEALTLSFTGGVIGIIAGISTAKILSTLAEWAVMVTPASILLAFGFSGLVGIFFGFYPAYKASLLDPIDALRHE, from the coding sequence ATGCTTAACATAACTTCCACATTAAAAATATCCTTCAGGGCGTTAAGGGTGAACAAGATGCGCTCGGCCCTTACAATGCTCGGCGTTATTATCGGGGTTGGCGCAGTGATTGCGATGCTTGCCGTCGGCACAGGCGCAAGCAGGCAGATAGAGGCGCAGATTTCAAGCATGGGAAGCAATCTCATAATGGTCGTTCCGGGAGCAACCACGGCAGGCGGCGTCAGAATGGGGTCCGGAACTCAATCCACCCTTACAATGGGAGATGCTGAAGCCATTTTAAAGGATTGCCCTGCGGTATCGGATATAGCTCCGATATTGGGAGGTGTTGCACAGGTTGTTTACGGCAATCAAAACTGGTCCACAGGCGTGACAGGAACAACGCCCAATATACTGAATGTGAGGGATTGGGTTTTGTCCGCAGGCAGGCCTTTTACAGAGCAGGACGTTAAGAGCGCCACAAAGGTATGTTTAATGGGACAGACTGTTGTTGATAACCTTTTTGGCGGCATTAATCCCATTGGGCAAATTGTCAGGATTAAGAAAATTCCGTTTACGGTAATCGGCCTACTGAAAAGCAAAGGGCAGTCGCCTTTAGGACAGGATCAGGATGATACTATATATGTTCCGGTTACAACCGCCCAGAAAAAACTCTTTGGCACTGCAAGACCAGGCATGATAAGGTTAATCATTGTCAAAGCAAAAAACACGGAAGACCTTCAGGCTGCAGAAGAACAGATAACTGAACTGCTCAGACAGAGACACCGTATCGGGCCGAAAGAGGAAAATGATTTCACAGTCAGGAACCTCACGCAGATGATGCAGGCGGCAGAACAGTCCACAAAGGTCATGACCATACTGCTCGGCGCAATAGCATCAGTATCACTGCTTGTAGGAGGAATCGGGATTATGAACATAATGCTCGTATCGGTTACTGAAAGGACCAGAGAGATTGGCATAAGAATGGCAGTGGGCGCAAGGACCTGGGATATAAGGCTTCAATTCATTGTGGAGGCGCTTACGCTGTCATTCACAGGAGGCGTCATCGGCATAATTGCGGGAATATCAACGGCCAAAATTTTATCAACACTTGCAGAATGGGCTGTAATGGTGACCCCTGCTTCAATACTGCTGGCATTCGGATTCTCAGGACTGGTTGGGATATTCTTCGGATTTTATCCGGCATACAAGGCTTCGCTCCTGGACCCGATAGATGCATTGAGGCATGAGTGA
- a CDS encoding HlyD family secretion protein, which translates to MEEQTTSTPANHSKKKIAVTVFTVILIIGAVTGYFYTRYKNTHISTDDAFVEGDIHTIASKVPGTVKNIYVKSNQPVKKGSLLLELDPADYEVKVKEAMSALNAEKAKSEVIAAKIESSQKQIAELNSRANAIKGLLAVQEANLQQAESDMKRAEALYKENLIPHEKYEKAVTNYKTSFAMVQAAAEGQKYSTLSVETQKSVVKQAEAEKIALQSAIKQKEALLEAAELNLGYTKIYAPADGYVTKKSAESGNQINAGQPLMTVVPLDDVHVVANYKETQLEKIKPGQKVEIKVDTYPGKKFTGTVESIMAGTGAAFSLFPAENATGNFVKVVQRIPVKILIDKNSDPEHILRVGMSVVPVVLVE; encoded by the coding sequence ATGGAAGAACAAACGACATCAACACCTGCAAATCACAGTAAGAAAAAAATAGCAGTCACGGTTTTTACAGTCATTTTAATTATCGGCGCTGTCACGGGATATTTTTATACCCGGTACAAAAATACCCACATCTCAACAGACGATGCATTTGTTGAAGGCGATATACATACCATCGCTTCCAAGGTACCGGGCACGGTCAAGAATATTTATGTTAAATCCAATCAGCCTGTTAAAAAAGGCTCTCTCCTCCTTGAATTAGACCCTGCTGATTATGAAGTGAAGGTAAAGGAGGCAATGTCCGCGCTTAATGCTGAAAAGGCAAAATCAGAGGTGATTGCCGCAAAAATAGAATCATCACAAAAACAGATAGCTGAGTTAAATTCCCGGGCAAACGCGATAAAGGGGCTTTTGGCAGTACAGGAGGCAAATCTCCAGCAGGCAGAATCAGATATGAAAAGGGCCGAAGCCCTTTACAAAGAAAACTTAATCCCCCATGAAAAATATGAGAAAGCAGTAACCAATTATAAGACCTCCTTTGCCATGGTGCAGGCGGCGGCAGAGGGACAGAAATATTCAACACTGTCGGTTGAAACACAAAAATCAGTCGTAAAACAGGCCGAGGCGGAAAAAATTGCCCTGCAGTCAGCCATAAAGCAAAAAGAAGCCTTGCTTGAAGCGGCAGAGCTTAATCTCGGATACACAAAAATCTATGCGCCTGCCGACGGTTATGTCACAAAAAAATCTGCTGAATCGGGCAACCAGATAAATGCCGGACAGCCTCTCATGACAGTAGTCCCTCTTGATGATGTGCATGTGGTTGCAAACTACAAAGAGACCCAGCTTGAAAAAATAAAGCCCGGGCAAAAGGTTGAAATAAAAGTAGATACCTACCCAGGCAAAAAATTCACCGGAACGGTTGAAAGCATCATGGCCGGCACAGGAGCGGCTTTCTCCTTATTCCCCGCTGAAAACGCCACAGGCAACTTTGTCAAAGTAGTGCAGAGAATACCGGTAAAAATACTTATTGATAAAAACTCAGACCCCGAACACATTTTACGAGTCGGGATGTCGGTAGTGCCGGTTGTACTGGTAGAGTAA
- a CDS encoding DHA2 family efflux MFS transporter permease subunit, producing MNKWLVALTVMLPTLIEIIDTSVVNVSLDHIRGSLSAGIDESTWTITSYLVSNAIIIPMTGWLSRLFGRKRYLIFSISLFTLSSLLCGFAWNLQSLVLFRIFQGIGGGALQPISQSVLFETFPRKQHGMAMAIFGVGIMFGPIIGPLLGGWITDNWSWHWIFFINIPIGIISILLVMFFIIDPPYMKRMKMKIDYWGLAFLTIGLGCLQVVLDKGGREDWFSSNFIIWLSLISAVSLMLFIITELFAEHPVVNLKAFKNLTFSTGNIVMFFAFFNLFGSIVLLPIFLQTLMGYTSTLAGVVLGPGGIATLIAMPIAGRLVTKMNPKILLGFGILVSAYSTHLMSQFTLSADFNTIIWTRIVLGVGMGFLFIPLTTLTMSGVKKEDMGNATAIYNLLRNLGGSFGVAFITTMLARRSQFHQNHLVEHLTPFDVNYQTVLSQIARFLHLRGVEESGSQHAGLSAIYSQLLRQASMLSFNDAFYILSLLMICTLPLLLLIRRSAVKSKES from the coding sequence ATGAACAAATGGCTTGTTGCATTAACAGTAATGCTTCCGACTCTGATAGAGATTATTGACACGTCTGTGGTCAATGTCTCTCTGGACCACATCCGCGGGAGCCTGTCGGCAGGCATTGATGAATCCACATGGACGATAACATCCTATCTCGTTTCAAATGCAATCATAATCCCGATGACCGGGTGGCTGAGCAGATTATTCGGAAGAAAGCGCTATCTGATTTTTTCAATTTCATTGTTTACCTTAAGCTCCCTGCTCTGCGGCTTTGCATGGAATTTGCAGAGCCTTGTGCTGTTCAGAATTTTTCAGGGTATCGGAGGCGGCGCGCTTCAGCCCATATCCCAGTCCGTTTTATTTGAGACGTTTCCCCGGAAACAGCACGGCATGGCTATGGCGATATTCGGCGTCGGCATTATGTTCGGGCCCATCATCGGACCTCTGTTAGGAGGCTGGATAACAGACAATTGGTCCTGGCACTGGATCTTCTTTATAAATATTCCGATAGGGATAATTTCCATCCTGCTTGTAATGTTTTTCATAATTGACCCGCCGTACATGAAGCGCATGAAGATGAAGATTGACTACTGGGGGCTTGCGTTTCTCACAATCGGGCTCGGATGCCTTCAGGTAGTCCTTGACAAAGGAGGGCGTGAAGACTGGTTTTCATCAAATTTCATAATCTGGCTTAGCTTAATTTCAGCAGTCTCTTTGATGCTTTTTATAATTACAGAGCTGTTTGCAGAGCATCCTGTCGTGAATCTGAAGGCCTTTAAAAACCTCACATTCAGCACAGGGAATATTGTGATGTTTTTTGCGTTTTTCAATCTCTTCGGCAGTATTGTTCTACTCCCGATATTCCTCCAGACGCTTATGGGCTATACATCAACGCTCGCAGGCGTGGTGCTCGGACCCGGAGGCATCGCAACGCTTATCGCCATGCCCATTGCAGGACGGCTTGTAACAAAAATGAATCCAAAGATACTGCTGGGCTTTGGCATACTGGTATCCGCATATTCCACGCATCTGATGTCTCAATTCACCCTCTCGGCGGATTTCAACACAATAATATGGACCAGGATTGTTCTGGGCGTAGGCATGGGATTTCTTTTTATACCGCTTACGACACTGACCATGTCAGGCGTCAAAAAGGAGGATATGGGCAATGCAACGGCTATCTATAACCTTCTAAGGAATCTCGGCGGCAGTTTCGGTGTCGCGTTTATCACTACAATGCTTGCAAGACGTTCGCAGTTCCATCAGAATCATCTTGTGGAACATCTTACGCCGTTTGATGTAAACTATCAGACAGTTTTATCTCAGATTGCCCGATTCCTGCATCTCAGGGGGGTTGAAGAAAGCGGCTCGCAGCATGCAGGCTTGAGCGCCATTTACAGCCAATTATTAAGACAGGCTTCCATGCTGTCCTTCAATGATGCCTTTTATATTTTAAGCCTTCTCATGATTTGCACCCTGCCTCTATTGCTGTTAATCAGGAGGAGTGCAGTAAAAAGCAAAGAAAGCTGA
- a CDS encoding metallophosphoesterase has product MWVAVIVFFASVGILLNLFNIVIRASSIILRKNSIRTILFPQAVSFFITVFFTITLTVYGYFEAQNLQVEKLTVKTSKLPPGVGKLTIAQISDVHLGIIVRENILDKVLKIIIDAKPDLIVSTGDLVDGEVSHITYLTGRLKTVNSRLGKFAVTGNHEFYGGIENTVKFMQDSGFTVLRGEGVNIQNLINIAGIDDSAVKDFEPAENVPKKSVRKIISGLPRNTFTILLNHRPEIDGAALGVFDLMLSGHTHKGQIFPIHIIPNLMYPIDSGYAKLPKGSSMYVSRGAGTAGPPVRFLAPPEVTIIEIVPEKQPQK; this is encoded by the coding sequence ATGTGGGTGGCAGTCATCGTGTTTTTTGCCTCGGTTGGAATTTTGCTTAACCTTTTCAATATCGTTATCAGAGCAAGTAGTATTATCCTGCGGAAGAATTCAATTAGAACAATCCTGTTCCCTCAGGCTGTGTCATTTTTTATCACTGTTTTTTTTACAATAACACTCACTGTCTACGGTTATTTTGAGGCGCAGAATTTACAGGTGGAAAAACTGACGGTTAAGACCTCCAAACTCCCGCCCGGGGTCGGCAAATTGACAATCGCACAGATATCTGATGTGCATCTCGGCATAATAGTCAGGGAAAATATCTTAGATAAAGTTCTTAAAATAATTATAGACGCAAAACCGGATTTAATAGTATCAACCGGCGACCTTGTGGACGGCGAGGTGAGCCATATTACTTATCTCACCGGAAGGCTGAAAACGGTTAATTCAAGATTGGGGAAATTTGCAGTGACTGGCAATCATGAATTTTACGGCGGCATAGAAAATACCGTTAAATTCATGCAGGACTCCGGCTTTACTGTCTTGCGCGGTGAGGGTGTCAACATACAAAATCTGATTAATATCGCAGGCATTGACGACTCCGCAGTCAAGGATTTTGAACCGGCGGAAAATGTTCCAAAAAAGTCCGTAAGAAAAATCATCTCAGGGCTTCCCCGCAATACCTTTACAATATTACTGAACCACAGACCTGAAATAGACGGAGCTGCACTCGGGGTTTTTGACCTGATGCTCTCAGGACATACGCATAAAGGGCAGATATTCCCCATCCACATTATTCCCAACCTAATGTACCCTATAGACTCTGGTTATGCAAAACTGCCCAAGGGCTCTTCCATGTATGTAAGCAGGGGCGCAGGAACTGCAGGACCGCCCGTGCGTTTTCTTGCCCCACCTGAAGTAACTATTATTGAGATTGTCCCTGAAAAGCAACCTCAAAAATGA
- the pheA gene encoding prephenate dehydratase: MDEIKKFREEINNIDAHIVDLLNKRTEIALEIGKTKKDKQITPHSPDREMEILKRLEQLNPGPFPNSVLKAIYREIFSVSISLRQPLKIAYLGPSATFTHLAAQRQFGLLTQYKPESTIKGVFEAVEREECHYGVVPIENSTAGVVNYTLDMFIDSELKIASEIMLEVSHNLLSKTGKKSDIKKIYSFPQATTQCRGWLEENLPGIPVIEEMSTAAAAERVSKDPGAAAVASELAASIYNLQFVEKGIEDRKYNYTRFLIIAKNFPAKTGKDKTSIMFSIKDKAGALYAILKPFAKHKINLKKIESRPSRRKAWEYIFFVDMEGHIEDKKVKKAIDEVKKECLYLKVLGSYPSAD, translated from the coding sequence ATGGATGAAATTAAAAAATTCAGGGAAGAAATCAACAACATTGATGCTCACATCGTTGATTTATTAAACAAACGCACGGAAATTGCCCTTGAGATAGGAAAGACTAAAAAAGACAAGCAGATAACCCCTCACTCGCCTGACCGGGAGATGGAAATACTGAAAAGGCTTGAGCAGTTAAACCCCGGCCCCTTTCCCAACAGCGTCCTAAAGGCCATCTACAGGGAAATCTTCTCGGTGTCAATCTCATTGAGACAGCCTTTAAAAATAGCATACCTTGGACCTTCGGCAACCTTCACGCATCTTGCAGCCCAAAGGCAGTTCGGCTTGCTGACCCAGTATAAACCTGAAAGCACTATTAAAGGGGTTTTTGAGGCGGTTGAAAGGGAGGAATGCCATTACGGGGTAGTGCCGATTGAAAATTCCACGGCAGGGGTCGTCAACTATACATTAGACATGTTTATAGATTCTGAATTGAAAATTGCCTCTGAGATAATGCTTGAGGTATCACACAATTTATTATCCAAAACTGGCAAAAAATCAGACATTAAAAAAATTTACTCGTTCCCGCAGGCCACCACCCAGTGCAGGGGCTGGCTTGAGGAAAACCTCCCGGGCATACCTGTCATAGAGGAAATGAGCACTGCCGCCGCCGCTGAACGAGTTTCAAAAGATCCGGGCGCCGCGGCCGTTGCAAGCGAGCTTGCGGCAAGCATTTACAACCTTCAATTCGTTGAAAAGGGGATTGAAGACCGCAAATACAATTATACACGCTTCCTTATAATTGCAAAAAATTTCCCTGCCAAAACCGGAAAGGACAAGACATCAATCATGTTCTCAATTAAAGACAAGGCAGGCGCCCTTTACGCAATACTTAAACCATTTGCAAAACACAAAATAAATCTTAAAAAGATTGAATCCAGACCCTCCAGAAGAAAGGCCTGGGAATATATCTTTTTCGTTGATATGGAAGGACATATAGAAGACAAAAAGGTCAAAAAGGCAATTGATGAAGTCAAAAAAGAATGCCTTTATCTGAAGGTGCTCGGCTCCTATCCGTCGGCGGATTGA
- a CDS encoding histidinol-phosphate transaminase, with translation MVNSPEYVNTIKPYVPGKPVEELERELGIKGAIKLASNESPLGPSPSVLRALRQALKGINRYPDGSCYYLKNSLTKKLGVSAEEIMLGNGSNELIELAVRTFLNAGDEAIMAHPSFVVYSMITQAAGGKNVVVPLKEWRHNLEAMASQITEKTKIIFIANPNNPTGTINTKAEMDAFMNKAPEGVLVVVDEAYYEYVTSPEYADSMKHFRQGRDILILRTFSKIYGLAGLRIGYGIAKPSLITEMNKVRQPFNVNSMAQKAALASLEDEKHISKAKKINEKGKKYLYRELRALQFDFVPTETNFIYVILKDDSARQLYEKLLRTGIIVRPMGQREIRVTIGLPEENKKFIETLKKIQNAN, from the coding sequence ATGGTAAATTCTCCTGAATACGTAAATACAATTAAGCCTTACGTCCCAGGCAAGCCGGTTGAAGAGCTTGAGCGGGAGCTCGGCATCAAGGGCGCCATAAAGCTTGCCTCCAATGAAAGCCCTCTGGGCCCCTCCCCGTCTGTGCTCAGGGCGCTGCGTCAGGCACTTAAGGGAATCAACAGATATCCTGACGGAAGCTGTTATTACCTTAAAAACTCCCTCACAAAAAAACTTGGCGTATCTGCCGAAGAAATCATGCTCGGCAACGGCTCCAATGAACTGATTGAGCTTGCGGTGCGGACGTTTCTTAACGCAGGGGATGAGGCGATAATGGCTCATCCGTCTTTTGTCGTCTATTCAATGATAACCCAGGCGGCAGGCGGGAAAAATGTAGTTGTTCCCCTCAAGGAGTGGCGTCACAATCTTGAGGCCATGGCCTCGCAGATAACAGAAAAAACAAAAATTATTTTTATTGCAAATCCGAACAACCCGACAGGCACCATCAATACAAAAGCCGAGATGGACGCCTTTATGAATAAGGCGCCCGAAGGCGTGCTTGTCGTGGTTGACGAGGCTTATTATGAATATGTCACATCCCCTGAATACGCTGACAGCATGAAGCATTTCAGGCAGGGGCGGGATATCTTGATACTCAGGACTTTTTCAAAGATTTACGGGCTTGCAGGGCTGAGAATCGGCTATGGCATTGCCAAGCCGTCATTAATTACAGAGATGAACAAAGTCCGCCAGCCGTTTAACGTCAATTCAATGGCCCAGAAGGCGGCGCTTGCATCCCTTGAAGATGAAAAACATATCTCAAAGGCAAAAAAAATTAATGAAAAAGGGAAAAAATATCTTTACAGGGAATTAAGGGCCTTGCAGTTTGATTTCGTACCTACCGAAACAAACTTTATATATGTTATTTTAAAAGATGACAGCGCCAGGCAATTATACGAAAAACTTTTACGCACGGGCATTATTGTCAGACCCATGGGGCAAAGGGAAATCAGGGTGACAATAGGGCTGCCGGAGGAAAACAAGAAATTCATAGAAACACTTAAGAAAATTCAAAATGCAAATTGA
- the aroF gene encoding 3-deoxy-7-phosphoheptulonate synthase, giving the protein MDIIVLGPGATDKKIQRIVKKLEDKGFTANISRGTERTVIGVIGDTSKITDEESSAFESMPGVEKVLRIIQPYKLASRSFKSEDTAIKINGHVIGGKKIQVIAGPCAVENLPTLLKTAKAVKKAGAAFIRGGAYKPRTSPYSFQGLGEEGLRYLAEVKKQTGMPVVTEIMDPRDMDAILQYADIIQIGARNMQNFRLLLEVGSYNKPVLLKRGLCSTIKELLMAAEYIMSKGNNKVILCERGIRTFETETRNTLDLSAVPVLKELSHLPVVVDPSHGSGKRHLVAPMAKAAVAAGADGLIIEVHAHPENALSDGEQSLKPEKFRTLMKELKAVAKAVGREI; this is encoded by the coding sequence ATGGATATTATAGTACTTGGACCTGGAGCAACGGATAAAAAAATTCAGCGGATAGTCAAGAAACTTGAAGATAAAGGCTTCACTGCCAATATTTCAAGGGGGACGGAACGGACCGTCATCGGCGTAATCGGCGACACTTCAAAGATTACGGATGAGGAAAGCAGTGCTTTTGAATCCATGCCGGGCGTTGAAAAGGTCCTCCGCATTATTCAGCCTTATAAGCTTGCAAGTAGGAGTTTTAAATCTGAAGACACGGCAATTAAAATCAACGGGCATGTGATTGGAGGCAAAAAAATACAGGTTATTGCCGGGCCCTGCGCAGTTGAGAATCTGCCTACGCTTTTGAAAACTGCTAAGGCAGTAAAAAAAGCCGGTGCGGCATTTATAAGAGGCGGGGCATACAAACCGAGAACTTCGCCCTACAGTTTTCAGGGGCTTGGAGAGGAAGGGCTCAGATACCTCGCAGAGGTAAAAAAACAGACCGGAATGCCGGTTGTTACAGAGATAATGGATCCCAGAGATATGGATGCAATCCTTCAATATGCCGATATCATCCAGATAGGGGCCAGAAACATGCAGAACTTCAGGCTGCTGCTTGAAGTAGGCTCTTATAATAAGCCTGTGCTTTTAAAAAGGGGTCTATGCTCAACCATCAAGGAGCTGCTTATGGCAGCAGAATATATCATGTCAAAAGGCAATAATAAGGTTATCCTATGCGAAAGAGGGATAAGAACCTTTGAAACAGAAACAAGGAATACGCTGGATTTAAGCGCCGTTCCTGTCTTAAAAGAACTTTCTCATCTGCCTGTCGTAGTGGACCCGAGCCACGGCTCCGGCAAGCGGCATCTCGTTGCGCCTATGGCAAAGGCGGCTGTTGCAGCAGGCGCAGACGGACTGATAATTGAGGTGCATGCGCATCCTGAAAATGCATTGTCCGACGGAGAACAATCCCTGAAGCCTGAAAAGTTCAGGACCCTGATGAAAGAGCTAAAGGCGGTTGCAAAGGCTGTTGGAAGGGAAATCTAA
- a CDS encoding prephenate dehydrogenase/arogenate dehydrogenase family protein, whose protein sequence is MNEINFKRVAIIGVGLIGGSFALALKKYGFTGKIAGTGRKKENLVRAKGRGLIDEYSTSASETVSDADLIVLSTPVGQFQDIFKTIRKNIKAGAIVTDVGSVKAEAIKILKPLMPPGVSFVGSHPIAGKESSGIDNAAPDIFKGARCIITPAPDTDKSSLEKILALWTALGSKTSLMSPEQHDWIFAATSHLPHVIAYALINTILDLNQNTLPHSGPSLRDMTRIALSSPELWRDICLYNKENILKSLNQFLSSIIHLKELIEKSDADGLEKEFQKAQTGRWLLEKAAP, encoded by the coding sequence ATGAATGAAATAAATTTCAAACGTGTTGCCATCATCGGGGTCGGGCTTATCGGCGGCTCGTTTGCACTCGCCCTTAAAAAATACGGATTCACCGGCAAAATTGCAGGAACCGGCAGAAAAAAAGAAAATCTCGTCCGGGCCAAGGGAAGAGGACTGATTGACGAATATTCCACATCTGCTTCAGAAACTGTTTCTGATGCGGATTTGATTGTGCTTTCAACCCCGGTCGGGCAGTTTCAGGATATCTTTAAAACCATCAGAAAAAACATAAAGGCAGGCGCAATCGTCACTGACGTCGGGAGCGTCAAGGCAGAAGCGATAAAAATACTTAAGCCCCTCATGCCCCCGGGCGTGAGTTTTGTCGGCAGTCATCCTATTGCAGGCAAAGAAAGCTCAGGCATTGATAATGCAGCGCCTGATATCTTTAAAGGCGCGCGCTGTATTATTACTCCTGCGCCGGATACAGATAAGAGTTCTCTGGAAAAGATCCTTGCCCTCTGGACTGCGCTCGGCTCCAAGACATCGCTGATGAGCCCGGAGCAGCATGACTGGATTTTTGCCGCAACAAGCCATCTGCCTCATGTAATTGCCTACGCCCTCATAAATACTATTCTTGATTTAAACCAGAACACCCTGCCTCACAGCGGCCCGAGTTTGAGAGATATGACAAGGATTGCGCTAAGCTCTCCTGAACTGTGGCGCGATATTTGCTTATACAACAAAGAAAACATACTTAAATCCCTTAATCAGTTTCTGTCTTCCATCATACACCTGAAAGAGCTTATTGAAAAATCCGACGCAGACGGCCTTGAGAAAGAATTTCAAAAAGCGCAGACAGGCCGGTGGCTCTTAGAAAAGGCAGCGCCTTGA